In Pseudomonas nunensis, a single window of DNA contains:
- the recG gene encoding ATP-dependent DNA helicase RecG encodes MTELSQVSVTALKGVGEAMAEKLAKVGLENLQDVLFHLPLRYQDRTRVVPIGHLRPGQDAVIEGTVSGADVVMGRRRSLVVRIQDGTGGLSLRFYHFSNAQKEGLKRGTRIRCYGEARPGASGLEIYHPEYRAITGDEPPPVDETLTPVYPLTEGLTQQRLRQLCMQTLTLLGPTSLPDWLPTELARDYQLAPLADAIRYLHHPPADADVDELALGHHWAQHRLAFEELLTHQLSQQRLRESMRSLRAPAMPKATKLPAKYLANLGFTPTGAQQRVGNEIAYDLSQHEPMLRLIQGDVGAGKTVVAALAALQALEAGYQVALMAPTEILAEQHFITFKRWLEPLGIEVAWLAGKLKGKNRVAALEQIANGAPMVVGTHALFQEEVQFKNLALAIIDEQHRFGVQQRLALRQKGVGGRMCPHQLIMTATPIPRTLAMSAYADLDTSILDELPPGRTPVNTVLVTDTRRVEVIERVRGACAEGRQAYWVCTLIEESEELTCQAAETTYEDLTAALGELKVGLIHGRMKPVKKAAVMAEFKAGNLQLLVATTVIEVGVDVPNASLMIIENPERLGLAQLHQLRGRVGRGSAASHCVLLYHPPLSQIGRQRLGIMRETNDGFVIAEKDLELRGPGEMLGTRQTGLLQFKVADLMRDADLLPAVRDAAQALLERWPDHVSPLLDRWLRHGQQYGQV; translated from the coding sequence ATGACCGAGTTGTCGCAAGTGTCGGTAACGGCACTCAAGGGTGTCGGTGAAGCCATGGCCGAGAAATTGGCCAAGGTCGGCCTGGAGAATCTCCAGGACGTACTGTTTCACCTGCCGTTACGCTACCAGGACCGCACTCGCGTGGTCCCGATCGGCCACTTGCGACCCGGCCAGGATGCGGTGATCGAAGGCACCGTCAGCGGCGCCGACGTGGTCATGGGCCGACGCCGTAGCCTGGTGGTGCGGATACAGGACGGCACCGGCGGGCTCAGCCTGCGCTTCTACCATTTCAGCAATGCCCAGAAAGAAGGCCTGAAACGCGGCACGCGGATTCGCTGCTACGGCGAAGCGCGGCCCGGTGCATCGGGGCTGGAGATCTACCACCCGGAATACCGCGCCATCACGGGCGACGAGCCGCCGCCGGTGGATGAAACCCTGACGCCGGTCTACCCGCTCACCGAAGGCCTGACCCAGCAACGCCTGCGCCAACTGTGCATGCAAACCCTGACCCTGCTCGGCCCGACCAGCCTGCCCGACTGGCTGCCGACCGAACTGGCCCGGGACTATCAACTCGCGCCGCTGGCCGATGCGATCCGCTACCTGCATCACCCGCCCGCCGATGCCGACGTCGATGAACTCGCCCTCGGCCATCACTGGGCCCAGCATCGCTTGGCTTTCGAAGAACTGCTGACCCACCAATTATCCCAGCAGCGTCTGCGCGAAAGCATGCGTTCCCTGCGCGCCCCGGCGATGCCGAAAGCCACCAAGCTGCCGGCCAAATACCTGGCCAACCTCGGCTTTACGCCGACCGGCGCCCAGCAACGGGTCGGCAACGAAATCGCCTACGACCTTAGTCAGCACGAACCGATGCTACGGTTGATTCAGGGTGACGTTGGCGCGGGTAAAACCGTGGTCGCCGCCCTGGCCGCACTGCAAGCGCTGGAGGCCGGTTATCAGGTCGCATTGATGGCGCCGACCGAGATTCTTGCCGAGCAGCACTTCATCACCTTCAAGCGCTGGCTCGAACCGCTGGGCATCGAAGTCGCGTGGCTGGCTGGCAAGCTCAAGGGCAAGAACCGCGTCGCCGCGCTCGAGCAGATCGCCAACGGTGCGCCGATGGTGGTCGGCACTCACGCCTTGTTCCAGGAAGAAGTGCAGTTCAAGAACCTGGCGCTGGCGATCATCGACGAACAACACCGTTTCGGCGTCCAGCAGCGCCTCGCGTTGCGGCAGAAAGGCGTCGGCGGGCGGATGTGCCCGCACCAGTTGATCATGACCGCCACGCCGATTCCTCGGACGCTGGCCATGAGCGCCTACGCCGACCTCGACACCTCGATCCTCGACGAGCTGCCGCCCGGCCGAACACCTGTGAACACCGTGCTGGTCACCGACACCCGGCGCGTCGAAGTCATCGAACGGGTGCGCGGTGCCTGTGCCGAAGGGCGTCAGGCTTATTGGGTCTGCACGCTGATTGAAGAATCCGAAGAGCTGACCTGTCAGGCCGCCGAAACGACTTACGAAGACCTCACCGCCGCCCTCGGCGAGTTGAAGGTCGGGCTGATCCACGGGCGCATGAAGCCTGTCAAGAAAGCCGCAGTCATGGCCGAGTTCAAGGCCGGCAACCTGCAACTGCTGGTCGCCACCACGGTGATCGAAGTCGGCGTCGACGTACCGAACGCCAGCCTGATGATCATCGAAAACCCCGAACGCCTCGGCCTCGCGCAATTGCACCAATTGCGCGGCCGCGTCGGTCGTGGCAGCGCCGCCAGCCATTGCGTGCTGCTCTACCATCCGCCGCTGTCACAGATCGGCCGTCAGCGCTTGGGCATCATGCGCGAAACCAACGACGGTTTTGTCATCGCCGAAAAAGACCTCGAACTGCGCGGCCCCGGCGAAATGCTCGGCACGCGCCAGACCGGTCTGCTTCAATTCAAAGTCGCGGACCTGATGCGCGACGCAGATTTACTGCCCGCCGTGCGCGATGCAGCCCAAGCCTTGCTGGAACGCTGGCCG
- a CDS encoding hydrogen peroxide-inducible genes activator, with protein MTLTELRYIVTLAQEQHFGHAAERCHVSQPTLSVGVKKLEDELGVLIFERSKSAVRLTPVGEGIVAQAQKVLEQAQGIRELAQAGKNQLTAPLKVGAIYTVGPYLFPHLIPQLHRVAPQMPLYIEENFTHVLRDKLRNGELDAIIIALPFNEADVLTLPLYDEPFYVLMPAQHPWTQKETIDAGLLNDKSLLLLGEGHCFRDQVLEACPTLGKGNDGAKHTTVESSSLETIRHMVASGLGISILPLSAVDSHHYAPGVIAVRPLSPPVPFRTVAIAWRASFPRPKAIEILADSIRLCSVAKPQAPVVAG; from the coding sequence ATGACTCTTACAGAATTACGCTACATCGTTACCCTCGCCCAAGAGCAGCACTTCGGCCACGCGGCCGAGCGTTGCCACGTCAGCCAGCCGACCCTGTCGGTGGGCGTGAAAAAGCTTGAAGACGAACTCGGTGTGCTGATTTTCGAGCGCAGCAAGAGCGCCGTGCGCCTGACCCCGGTCGGCGAAGGCATCGTGGCCCAGGCACAAAAAGTCCTGGAACAGGCCCAAGGCATCCGCGAACTGGCTCAGGCCGGCAAGAACCAACTGACCGCCCCGCTGAAAGTCGGCGCGATCTACACCGTCGGCCCGTACCTGTTTCCGCACCTGATTCCGCAACTGCACCGGGTCGCCCCGCAGATGCCGTTGTACATCGAAGAAAACTTCACCCACGTGCTGCGCGACAAACTGCGCAACGGCGAGCTCGACGCGATCATCATCGCGCTGCCGTTCAACGAAGCCGACGTGCTGACCCTGCCGCTCTACGACGAGCCGTTCTACGTCTTGATGCCGGCCCAGCACCCGTGGACCCAGAAAGAAACCATCGACGCCGGCCTGCTCAATGACAAGAGCCTGCTGCTGCTCGGCGAAGGCCACTGCTTCCGCGATCAAGTGCTGGAAGCCTGCCCGACCCTGGGCAAAGGCAACGACGGCGCCAAGCACACCACGGTGGAATCCAGCTCCCTGGAAACCATCCGCCACATGGTCGCCTCCGGCCTCGGCATTTCGATCCTGCCGCTGTCGGCGGTGGACAGCCACCACTACGCGCCCGGCGTGATTGCCGTGCGTCCGCTGTCGCCGCCAGTGCCATTCCGCACGGTGGCCATCGCCTGGCGCGCGAGCTTCCCGCGGCCGAAGGCGATAGAAATCCTCGCTGACTCCATTCGCCTGTGCTCGGTGGCCAAGCCACAAGCGCCGGTGGTGGCCGGTTAA
- a CDS encoding TonB family protein gives MITTRHKLTRYSGSLAVVLGVHALAIALAVNWTARPPIELPPQAMMVELAPVPAPPPPAPPKVITPPQPPAPVEELPIPKLAEVPKAEIAVPKPVKPKPKPQPPKPVEKKPEPPKEKPSEAKPSDAQPTQAPTEKSAQPAPGPSPAQQAAKASWQGTLLAHLAKYKKYPASAQSRGKEGLNRLRFVVDGEGNVLSFELVGRSGNADLDRATLEMIKRAQPLPKPPADMLNNGSIEIVAPFVYSLERRR, from the coding sequence ATGATCACGACGCGCCATAAGCTGACGCGTTACAGCGGGAGCCTGGCCGTGGTGCTGGGCGTGCATGCGCTGGCCATCGCGCTGGCGGTGAACTGGACCGCGCGCCCGCCCATCGAGCTGCCACCGCAGGCGATGATGGTGGAACTGGCGCCGGTTCCGGCCCCGCCACCGCCGGCACCGCCCAAGGTGATTACACCGCCGCAACCACCGGCCCCGGTGGAAGAGCTGCCGATCCCGAAACTGGCTGAAGTGCCGAAGGCAGAAATTGCCGTGCCGAAACCGGTCAAACCCAAGCCCAAGCCGCAACCGCCCAAGCCTGTAGAGAAAAAGCCGGAGCCGCCGAAGGAGAAACCGTCCGAGGCCAAACCGAGCGACGCGCAACCGACCCAGGCACCGACTGAGAAGTCCGCGCAGCCAGCGCCGGGTCCTTCGCCCGCGCAACAGGCCGCCAAGGCCAGTTGGCAAGGCACCCTGCTCGCTCACCTGGCCAAGTACAAAAAGTACCCAGCCAGTGCGCAATCCCGGGGCAAGGAAGGTTTGAACCGCCTGCGCTTCGTGGTCGATGGCGAAGGCAATGTGTTGTCGTTCGAACTGGTGGGCCGCTCCGGCAACGCCGATCTGGACCGGGCCACCCTGGAAATGATCAAGCGCGCCCAGCCGCTGCCTAAGCCACCGGCCGACATGCTGAACAACGGCTCGATCGAAATCGTCGCACCGTTCGTTTACTCGCTGGAACGCCGTCGATAA
- the exbD gene encoding TonB system transport protein ExbD has protein sequence MGLHLKEGADDDLAENHEINVTPFIDVMLVLLIIFMVAAPLATVDIKVDLPASSAKPAPRPEKPVFLSVKADQRLFLGEDEVKAEALGATLDARTKGKKDTTIFFQADKGVDYGDLMSVMDNLRSAGYLKVGLVGLETAVKK, from the coding sequence ATGGGCTTGCATTTGAAAGAAGGCGCGGACGACGATCTGGCCGAGAACCACGAAATCAACGTCACGCCGTTTATCGACGTGATGCTGGTGCTGTTGATCATCTTCATGGTGGCCGCGCCGTTGGCTACCGTGGACATCAAGGTCGACCTGCCTGCTTCCAGCGCCAAACCGGCGCCACGGCCAGAGAAACCGGTGTTCCTCAGCGTAAAAGCTGACCAGCGCCTGTTCCTCGGCGAAGACGAAGTGAAGGCCGAAGCACTCGGCGCCACACTCGACGCCCGGACCAAGGGCAAGAAAGACACGACGATCTTCTTCCAGGCCGACAAAGGCGTGGACTACGGCGACCTGATGAGCGTGATGGACAACCTGCGCTCCGCCGGTTACCTGAAAGTCGGTCTTGTCGGGCTTGAGACGGCAGTCAAGAAATGA
- the exbB gene encoding tonB-system energizer ExbB, whose translation MTRNQFPASPTKRPRAWSAVAALLLSLMLAPTAAFADATAPATPAAATAPAPADHAAAPAATDPVQAVDATAADDAPEVLEPDNTLGMAHDLSPWGMYQNADIIVKIVMIGLAIASIITWTIWIAKGFELMGAKRRLRNEIVHLKKATTLKEASATATKQGTLANLLVHDALEEMRLSVNSREKEGIKERVAFRLERLVAACGRNMSSGTGVLATIGSTAPFVGLFGTVWGIMNSFIGIAKTQTTNLAVVAPGIAEALLATALGLVAAIPAVVIYNVFARSIAGYKAQVSDASAEVLLLVSRDLDHLPTAERSTQPHVVKVG comes from the coding sequence ATGACACGCAATCAATTCCCCGCTTCGCCAACCAAACGACCTCGCGCCTGGAGCGCTGTGGCCGCCCTGCTGCTCAGCCTGATGCTGGCGCCAACCGCCGCGTTCGCTGATGCAACAGCACCCGCCACCCCAGCCGCTGCGACCGCTCCAGCCCCTGCTGATCACGCCGCTGCACCGGCCGCAACCGATCCGGTCCAGGCTGTTGACGCCACTGCTGCAGACGACGCACCTGAAGTCCTCGAACCCGACAACACCCTGGGCATGGCCCACGACCTGTCGCCATGGGGCATGTACCAGAACGCCGATATTATCGTGAAAATCGTGATGATCGGCCTGGCCATTGCCTCGATCATCACCTGGACCATCTGGATCGCCAAAGGCTTCGAGCTGATGGGCGCCAAGCGTCGTCTGCGTAACGAAATCGTGCACCTGAAGAAAGCCACCACCCTTAAAGAAGCCAGCGCCACCGCGACCAAGCAAGGCACCCTCGCCAATTTGCTGGTTCACGATGCGCTGGAAGAGATGCGCTTGTCGGTCAACAGCCGCGAAAAAGAAGGCATCAAGGAACGTGTCGCTTTCCGCCTCGAGCGCCTGGTTGCAGCGTGCGGTCGCAACATGAGCAGCGGCACCGGCGTGCTCGCCACCATCGGTTCCACCGCGCCGTTCGTAGGTCTGTTCGGCACCGTGTGGGGCATCATGAACAGCTTCATCGGCATCGCCAAAACCCAGACCACCAACCTCGCTGTTGTGGCTCCGGGTATTGCCGAAGCCCTGCTGGCTACTGCGCTGGGTCTGGTTGCGGCGATTCCTGCCGTAGTGATCTACAACGTCTTCGCCCGCTCCATCGCCGGTTACAAGGCGCAGGTGTCGGACGCCTCTGCTGAAGTCCTGTTGCTGGTCAGCCGTGATCTGGATCACCTGCCGACCGCTGAGCGCTCCACGCAACCCCACGTGGTCAAAGTAGGGTAA
- a CDS encoding SDR family oxidoreductase: MSAPSVLIAGCGDVGSRLATQLLASGWEVHGLRRDVSRLPEGVIGVAGDLFNKDCPETWPIGAVDYLVYCAAATDHDEAGYRAAYIQGLQHVLEWLGDYGQVPNRLLFVSSSSVYGQQEGEWVDETSPTVAAGYSGQVMLEAEQIALNSGIPASIVRLTGIYGPGREFLLTQVRRGYRVAIDPPLYGNRIHSDDAAGLMAYLLEADQRGVALDNVYIGVDDAPAPLADVVGWLREYLGVTEWAENESVRRTGSKRCSNARAKALGWEPKYPSYREGYAAILEGRS; the protein is encoded by the coding sequence ATGTCTGCGCCATCTGTTTTGATCGCCGGCTGCGGTGATGTCGGCAGTCGTCTGGCCACGCAATTACTGGCTTCGGGTTGGGAAGTTCACGGCTTGCGGCGTGACGTCTCGCGCCTGCCCGAAGGGGTGATTGGCGTTGCCGGCGACTTGTTCAATAAAGACTGTCCGGAAACCTGGCCAATCGGAGCGGTGGACTACCTGGTGTATTGCGCGGCGGCCACTGATCACGATGAGGCGGGTTACCGCGCCGCTTACATTCAGGGTTTGCAGCACGTGCTGGAATGGCTGGGCGATTACGGGCAGGTGCCGAATCGGCTGCTGTTCGTGTCCAGCAGTAGTGTTTATGGCCAGCAGGAGGGCGAATGGGTCGACGAGACTTCGCCAACCGTGGCAGCGGGCTATTCCGGGCAAGTGATGCTGGAGGCCGAGCAAATTGCCCTGAATAGCGGCATCCCTGCGAGCATCGTGCGTTTGACCGGGATCTACGGTCCGGGCCGAGAGTTTCTGCTGACTCAGGTTCGGCGCGGTTATCGCGTGGCAATTGATCCGCCGCTGTACGGCAACCGCATTCACTCGGATGACGCGGCGGGATTGATGGCGTACCTGCTGGAGGCTGATCAGCGAGGGGTTGCGCTGGATAACGTCTATATAGGTGTCGACGATGCGCCTGCGCCATTGGCTGACGTGGTGGGCTGGTTGCGTGAGTATCTGGGCGTGACCGAGTGGGCCGAGAACGAGAGTGTGCGCAGGACTGGCAGCAAACGTTGCAGCAATGCGCGGGCGAAAGCGCTGGGCTGGGAGCCGAAGTACCCGAGTTATCGCGAAGGCTATGCTGCGATTCTTGAAGGGCGCAGCTGA
- a CDS encoding RidA family protein, which yields MTKTVITSDKAPAAIGTYSQAIKAGNTVYMSGQIPLDPKTMELVEGFEAQTVQVFENLKAVAEAAGGSFKDIVKLNIFLTDLSHFAKVNEIMGKYFDQPYPARAAIGVAALPKGSQVEMDAILVIE from the coding sequence ATGACCAAGACAGTTATCACCAGCGACAAGGCCCCGGCCGCCATCGGTACTTATTCCCAGGCGATCAAGGCTGGCAATACCGTTTACATGTCGGGTCAGATTCCCCTGGACCCAAAAACCATGGAACTGGTCGAAGGCTTCGAAGCCCAGACCGTCCAGGTGTTCGAGAACCTGAAAGCCGTGGCCGAAGCTGCCGGCGGCTCGTTCAAGGACATCGTCAAACTGAACATATTCCTCACCGACCTGAGCCACTTCGCCAAGGTCAACGAGATCATGGGCAAATACTTTGACCAGCCCTACCCTGCCCGCGCCGCCATCGGCGTAGCAGCCCTGCCAAAGGGTTCGCAGGTAGAAATGGACGCCATTCTGGTCATCGAGTAA
- the spoT gene encoding bifunctional GTP diphosphokinase/guanosine-3',5'-bis pyrophosphate 3'-pyrophosphohydrolase has protein sequence MPSIDALADRLSAYLGKDQVNLVRRAYFYAEQAHDGQRRRSGEAYVTHPLAVANILADMHMDHQSLMAAMLHDVIEDTGIAKEALQAQFGETVAELVDGVSKLTQMNFETKAEAQAENFQKMAMAMARDIRVILVKLADRLHNMRTLEVLSGEKRRRIAKETLEIYAPIANRLGMHAIRIEFEDLGFKAMHPMRSARINQAVKRARGNRKEIVNKIEESLSHCLAIDEIQGEVSGRQKHLYGIYKKMRGKRRAFNEIMDVYAFRIIVDKVDTCYRVLGAVHNLYKPLPGRFKDYIAIPKANGYQSLHTTLFGMHGVPIEIQIRTREMEEMANNGIAAHWLYKSSGDEQPKGTHARARQWVKGVLEMQQRAGNSLEFIESVKIDLFPDEVYVFTPKGRIMELPKGSTAVDFAYAVHTDVGNSCIACRINRRLAPLSEPLQSGSTVEIVSAPGARPNPAWLNFVVTGKARTHIRHALKLQRRSESISLGERLLNKVLNGFDSTLDKIPGERVKAMLTEYRLELIEDLLEDIGLGNRMAYVVARRLLGEGEQLPSAEGPLAIRGTEGLVLSYAKCCTPIPGDPIVGHLSAGKGMVVHLDNCRNISEIRHNPEKCIQLSWAKDVTGEFNVELRVELEHQRGLIALLASSVNAADGNIEKISMDERDGRISVVQLVVSVHDRVHLARVIKKLRALTGVIRITRMRA, from the coding sequence ATGCCGAGCATAGACGCCCTCGCCGATCGCTTATCGGCCTACCTCGGCAAGGACCAGGTCAACCTGGTCCGCCGAGCGTATTTCTACGCCGAACAAGCCCACGACGGCCAACGCCGCCGCAGTGGCGAGGCGTACGTCACGCATCCTCTTGCGGTGGCGAATATTCTTGCCGACATGCATATGGACCATCAGAGTTTGATGGCGGCCATGCTGCATGACGTGATCGAAGACACCGGGATTGCCAAAGAAGCGCTGCAAGCGCAGTTCGGTGAAACCGTGGCCGAACTGGTCGACGGGGTCAGCAAACTGACCCAGATGAACTTCGAGACCAAGGCCGAAGCCCAGGCTGAAAACTTCCAGAAAATGGCCATGGCCATGGCCCGCGACATTCGCGTGATCCTGGTCAAGCTGGCCGACCGCCTGCACAACATGCGCACGCTGGAAGTGCTGTCCGGCGAAAAACGCCGACGCATCGCCAAGGAAACCCTGGAAATCTATGCGCCCATCGCCAATCGGCTGGGCATGCACGCCATCCGCATAGAATTCGAAGACCTCGGCTTCAAGGCCATGCACCCGATGCGTTCCGCGCGGATCAACCAGGCCGTCAAACGCGCCCGGGGCAACCGCAAGGAAATCGTCAACAAGATCGAGGAGTCCCTCAGTCATTGTCTGGCGATTGATGAAATCCAGGGCGAAGTCAGCGGGCGCCAGAAACACCTCTACGGCATCTACAAGAAAATGCGCGGCAAGCGTCGGGCCTTCAACGAGATCATGGACGTCTACGCGTTCCGGATCATCGTCGACAAGGTCGATACCTGCTACCGCGTGCTGGGTGCTGTGCATAATTTGTACAAACCGTTGCCGGGTCGCTTCAAGGATTACATCGCGATCCCCAAGGCCAACGGCTATCAGTCGCTGCACACCACGTTGTTCGGCATGCACGGTGTACCGATCGAGATCCAGATCCGCACCCGTGAAATGGAAGAGATGGCCAACAACGGCATCGCCGCCCATTGGCTGTACAAATCCAGCGGCGACGAGCAACCGAAAGGCACTCATGCCCGTGCCCGCCAGTGGGTCAAAGGCGTGCTGGAAATGCAGCAACGCGCCGGCAACTCGCTGGAATTCATCGAAAGCGTGAAGATCGACCTGTTCCCGGACGAGGTCTACGTGTTCACGCCTAAAGGCCGGATCATGGAGCTGCCCAAAGGCTCCACGGCGGTGGACTTCGCTTACGCGGTGCACACCGACGTCGGCAACAGCTGCATCGCCTGCCGGATCAACCGCCGACTCGCACCGCTGTCCGAACCGCTGCAAAGCGGCTCCACGGTCGAGATCGTCAGCGCCCCCGGCGCGCGGCCAAATCCGGCGTGGCTAAACTTCGTGGTCACCGGCAAGGCGCGGACCCACATCCGCCACGCGCTGAAACTGCAACGCCGTTCCGAATCCATCAGCCTTGGCGAACGCCTGTTGAACAAGGTTCTGAACGGTTTCGACAGCACCCTGGACAAAATCCCGGGCGAGCGCGTCAAGGCGATGCTCACCGAATATCGCCTGGAACTGATCGAAGACCTGCTCGAAGACATCGGTCTGGGCAATCGCATGGCCTATGTGGTCGCCCGCCGCCTGCTGGGCGAAGGCGAACAACTGCCGAGCGCCGAAGGTCCGCTGGCGATTCGCGGCACCGAAGGCCTGGTGCTGAGCTACGCCAAGTGCTGCACGCCGATCCCGGGCGACCCGATTGTCGGTCACCTGTCCGCGGGCAAAGGCATGGTCGTGCACCTGGACAACTGCCGCAACATCAGCGAAATCCGCCACAACCCGGAAAAATGCATCCAGCTCTCGTGGGCCAAGGATGTCACCGGCGAATTCAACGTCGAGCTGCGCGTCGAACTGGAACATCAGCGCGGCTTGATCGCCCTGCTGGCCAGCAGCGTCAACGCGGCCGACGGCAATATCGAAAAAATCAGCATGGACGAACGCGATGGTCGCATCAGCGTGGTCCAACTGGTGGTCAGCGTGCACGACCGTGTGCACCTGGCCCGCGTGATCAAGAAACTGCGCGCCTTGACCGGGGTGATTCGCATCACCCGCATGCGTGCGTAG
- the rpoZ gene encoding DNA-directed RNA polymerase subunit omega, which translates to MARVTVEDCLNHVENRFELVMLSTKRARQLATGGKEPLVQWENDKPTVVALREIAEGLMSYEFIANAEIVEDEPLFAAFEDESNEAV; encoded by the coding sequence ATGGCCCGCGTAACCGTTGAAGACTGCCTGAACCACGTGGAAAACCGTTTTGAGCTGGTCATGCTGTCCACCAAACGTGCCCGTCAACTGGCCACCGGCGGCAAAGAGCCACTGGTTCAGTGGGAAAACGACAAGCCTACCGTTGTAGCGCTGCGTGAAATCGCTGAAGGCCTGATGAGCTATGAGTTCATCGCCAATGCTGAAATCGTCGAAGACGAACCGCTGTTCGCAGCGTTCGAGGACGAGTCCAACGAGGCCGTCTAA
- the gmk gene encoding guanylate kinase: MTHSTGTLYIISAPSGAGKSSLVKALTDSDQDIRVSVSHTTRAMRPGEVDGVNYHFVSREAFVKMGEHGDFLERAEVFGNLYGTSQSHLQQTLDAGHDLILEIDWQGAEQVRKLMPQARSIFILPPSLQALHQRLTNRGQDSDEIIDGRMREAVSEMSHYVDYDYLIINDDFAHALHDLKAIFRANQLHQKRQQQRNGKLLAELLG; encoded by the coding sequence ATGACCCATAGCACCGGCACCCTGTACATCATTTCCGCCCCATCGGGCGCGGGCAAGAGCAGCCTGGTCAAGGCCCTGACCGACTCCGACCAGGACATTCGCGTCTCGGTTTCCCACACCACCCGCGCCATGCGCCCCGGTGAAGTGGATGGCGTGAACTATCACTTCGTCTCCCGCGAAGCGTTTGTGAAGATGGGCGAACACGGTGACTTCCTGGAGCGCGCCGAAGTGTTCGGCAATCTCTACGGCACCTCGCAAAGCCACTTGCAGCAGACCCTGGACGCGGGCCACGACCTGATCCTGGAAATCGACTGGCAGGGCGCCGAGCAAGTGCGCAAGTTGATGCCGCAAGCACGCTCGATCTTCATTCTGCCGCCGTCGTTACAGGCCTTGCACCAGCGCCTGACCAATCGCGGCCAGGACAGCGACGAGATCATTGATGGCCGGATGCGTGAAGCCGTCAGCGAGATGAGCCATTACGTCGACTACGACTACCTGATCATCAACGACGATTTCGCCCATGCGCTGCACGATCTGAAGGCGATTTTCCGCGCCAATCAGCTACATCAGAAACGCCAGCAGCAACGTAATGGAAAACTTTTGGCCGAATTGCTCGGCTAA
- a CDS encoding YicC/YloC family endoribonuclease: MVHSMTAFARVEKAGAQGTLSWELRSVNSRYLEPHLRLPESFRDLEGAVREALRQGLSRGKLECTLRFTEESTGKPLQVDRERAAQLVAAAETIAGLIKNPAALNPLEVLAWPGVLVGDATDPQALNAEALALFTQGLKELKAGREREGAELARLINERLTSIEEDVVTLRELVPQMLATQRQKVLDRFADMKAEMDPQRLEQEMVMLAQKSDVAEELDRLSTHIIEVRRVLKSGGAAGRRLDFLMQELNREANTLGSKAFDPRSTTAAVNLKVLIEQMREQVQNIE; this comes from the coding sequence ATGGTGCACAGCATGACCGCCTTCGCCCGCGTCGAAAAAGCCGGCGCCCAAGGCACCTTGAGCTGGGAGCTGCGCTCGGTCAACAGCCGCTACCTGGAGCCGCACCTGCGCCTGCCGGAATCGTTTCGCGACCTCGAAGGCGCAGTCCGCGAAGCCCTGCGCCAGGGTTTGTCCCGGGGCAAACTGGAATGCACCCTGCGCTTCACCGAAGAAAGCACTGGCAAACCGCTGCAAGTGGACCGCGAGCGCGCCGCGCAACTGGTCGCTGCCGCTGAAACGATCGCCGGCCTGATCAAGAACCCGGCGGCGTTGAACCCGCTGGAAGTGCTGGCCTGGCCCGGTGTGCTGGTGGGCGACGCGACTGACCCGCAAGCCCTGAATGCCGAGGCGCTGGCGCTGTTCACTCAAGGCCTCAAAGAACTGAAGGCAGGCCGCGAGCGCGAAGGCGCGGAGCTGGCACGCCTGATCAATGAGCGCCTGACGTCTATTGAAGAAGACGTCGTGACCCTGCGTGAACTGGTTCCGCAGATGCTCGCCACCCAGCGCCAGAAAGTCCTCGACCGCTTTGCCGACATGAAAGCCGAGATGGACCCGCAGCGCCTGGAACAGGAAATGGTCATGCTCGCGCAAAAGAGCGACGTCGCCGAAGAACTGGATCGCCTGAGCACGCACATCATTGAAGTTCGCCGGGTGCTCAAGTCCGGCGGTGCGGCCGGTCGGCGCCTGGACTTCCTGATGCAGGAGCTCAACCGCGAAGCCAATACACTGGGCTCCAAAGCCTTCGACCCGCGCAGCACCACGGCTGCGGTCAACCTCAAAGTGTTGATCGAGCAGATGCGCGAACAAGTGCAGAATATTGAGTAA